One window of Alkaliphilus metalliredigens QYMF genomic DNA carries:
- the rpsH gene encoding 30S ribosomal protein S8 produces MTMTDPIADMLTRIRNASAVKHDTVDVPASNMKKDIANILLNEGFIKGFDVIEDGKQGILRLQLKYGQSKERVITGIKRISKPGLKVYAKRDEIPRVLGGLGIAIISTSKGITTDKVARKEGVGGEVIAYIW; encoded by the coding sequence ATGACGATGACAGATCCAATTGCAGATATGTTAACACGTATTAGAAATGCAAGTGCTGTAAAGCATGACACGGTAGATGTACCTGCTTCAAATATGAAGAAGGATATTGCGAACATCCTTTTAAATGAAGGATTTATCAAGGGATTTGATGTAATCGAAGATGGGAAACAAGGAATCTTAAGATTACAATTAAAATATGGTCAAAGTAAAGAACGTGTAATTACAGGCATTAAGAGAATTTCTAAGCCTGGATTAAAGGTATATGCGAAAAGGGATGAAATCCCAAGAGTATTAGGTGGACTAGGAATTGCGATTATCTCTACATCAAAAGGAATCACAACTGACAAAGTTGCTAGAAAAGAAGGCGTTGGTGGAGAAGTAATTGCATACATCTGGTAA
- the rplF gene encoding 50S ribosomal protein L6, whose translation MSRIGLKPIEVPQGVEITVDEKNIVTVKGPNGQLSEKIHRDITVETEANVINVVRPTENKKHKSLHGLSRTLVANMVEGVTKGYEKKLELVGVGYRATMQGKKLVLSLGFSHPVEIDQPEGLTIEVPSQTQVTVKGIDKQQVGNFAAKIREYRKPEPYKGKGVRYAGEVVRRKEGKTGK comes from the coding sequence ATGTCAAGAATAGGTTTAAAACCAATTGAAGTTCCACAGGGAGTAGAAATAACAGTTGATGAAAAAAACATCGTGACTGTCAAGGGACCTAATGGTCAATTGAGTGAGAAAATTCACAGAGATATCACAGTTGAAACAGAAGCAAATGTGATTAATGTTGTTAGACCAACTGAGAATAAAAAACACAAGTCATTACACGGACTATCAAGAACACTTGTTGCGAACATGGTTGAAGGCGTAACAAAGGGTTATGAAAAAAAGCTAGAATTAGTCGGTGTTGGATATAGAGCGACAATGCAAGGAAAGAAGCTTGTATTAAGTTTAGGATTTTCACATCCGGTAGAGATTGATCAACCAGAAGGATTAACAATTGAAGTACCTTCTCAAACCCAAGTTACCGTAAAGGGAATCGATAAGCAACAAGTAGGAAACTTTGCAGCTAAGATTAGAGAATACAGAAAGCCTGAGCCTTACAAGGGAAAAGGAGTCCGTTATGCGGGCGAAGTCGTTAGACGTAAGGAAGGTAAGACAGGTAAGTAA
- the rpsS gene encoding 30S ribosomal protein S19 — MSRSAKKGPFIHKGLLRKIEEMNEKDEKKVIKVWSRASTIFPQMIGHTIAVHDGRKHVPVYVTEDMVGHKLGEFALTRTYRGHDDDEKTSKRK; from the coding sequence ATGAGTAGATCAGCAAAAAAAGGACCTTTTATTCATAAAGGACTTTTAAGAAAGATAGAAGAAATGAATGAAAAAGATGAGAAAAAAGTGATTAAAGTATGGTCACGAGCATCTACAATTTTCCCGCAAATGATCGGACATACAATTGCGGTTCATGATGGCAGAAAGCATGTTCCAGTATATGTGACAGAAGACATGGTAGGGCATAAATTAGGTGAGTTTGCTCTAACAAGAACCTATAGAGGTCATGATGATGACGAGAAAACATCAAAGAGAAAATAA
- a CDS encoding type Z 30S ribosomal protein S14, translated as MAKKSLKIKQARTQKYSTREYSRCKICGRPHAYLRKFGVCRICFRELAYKGQIPGVRKASW; from the coding sequence GTGGCTAAGAAATCTCTTAAAATTAAACAAGCGAGAACACAAAAGTATAGTACCAGAGAATATAGTAGATGTAAAATTTGTGGGAGACCTCATGCTTACTTGAGAAAATTTGGTGTTTGCCGTATCTGCTTTAGAGAATTAGCATATAAGGGACAAATTCCAGGTGTCAGAAAAGCAAGCTGGTAG
- the rpsE gene encoding 30S ribosomal protein S5, whose amino-acid sequence MQFNKRIDANQLDMKEQVVDIRRVTKVVKGGRNFRFAALVVVGDENGHVGVGTGKAMEIPDAIRKGIQAAKKNLLLVPTVGTTVPHEVIGHFGAGNVLIMPAKEGTGIIAGGPVRAVLELAGIKDVRAKSLGTNNSRNMVSATMDGLRQLKRAEDVAKLRGKSVEELLG is encoded by the coding sequence ATGCAATTTAATAAAAGAATTGATGCAAATCAACTTGACATGAAAGAACAAGTGGTTGATATAAGACGTGTTACTAAAGTTGTTAAAGGTGGTAGAAACTTTAGATTCGCAGCTTTAGTCGTTGTTGGTGACGAGAACGGACATGTTGGAGTTGGAACAGGTAAAGCAATGGAAATTCCAGATGCGATCCGCAAAGGAATCCAAGCTGCTAAGAAAAACTTGCTTCTAGTCCCAACTGTAGGCACAACAGTTCCGCATGAAGTAATTGGTCATTTTGGAGCTGGAAATGTATTGATTATGCCTGCGAAAGAAGGTACTGGTATCATTGCTGGTGGACCTGTTCGTGCTGTCTTAGAGTTAGCAGGCATTAAAGACGTAAGAGCGAAGTCTTTAGGAACAAACAACTCTAGAAATATGGTAAGTGCTACAATGGACGGATTAAGACAACTTAAAAGAGCTGAAGATGTAGCAAAGCTAAGAGGAAAATCAGTGGAAGAACTCTTAGGTTAG
- the rplN gene encoding 50S ribosomal protein L14, translating to MIQQESRLKVADNSGAKELLCIRVLGGTRRRYANVGDVIVCSVKSATPGGVVKKGEVVKAVVVRTVSTTRRKDGTYIKFDENAAVIIKDDKQMVGTRIFGPVTRELRDRDFMKIVSLAPEVL from the coding sequence ATGATTCAACAAGAGTCAAGATTAAAAGTTGCAGATAACTCAGGAGCGAAAGAACTACTTTGCATCCGCGTATTAGGCGGAACAAGGAGAAGATACGCAAATGTTGGAGATGTAATTGTTTGTTCTGTTAAAAGTGCAACACCAGGCGGAGTTGTAAAAAAAGGTGAAGTTGTTAAAGCGGTTGTTGTAAGGACAGTCAGCACTACAAGAAGAAAAGACGGAACTTACATTAAATTTGATGAAAATGCTGCGGTTATAATCAAAGATGACAAGCAAATGGTGGGAACACGTATCTTTGGTCCGGTAACTAGAGAATTAAGAGATAGAGACTTTATGAAGATCGTATCCTTAGCTCCAGAAGTATTATAG
- the rplX gene encoding 50S ribosomal protein L24: MHVKKDDIVVVISGKDKGKKGKILHAIPKKERIIVEGVNMVTKHQKPTQQSQQGGIIKQEAAIHVSNVLLWDKKANQGVRAGHKVLENGEKVRVSKKTGEVLD, from the coding sequence ATGCACGTTAAAAAAGACGATATAGTAGTTGTAATTAGTGGAAAAGATAAAGGCAAAAAGGGAAAGATTTTACACGCAATCCCTAAAAAAGAACGTATCATTGTTGAAGGTGTCAACATGGTCACAAAGCATCAAAAGCCGACTCAACAGAGTCAACAAGGTGGAATTATAAAGCAAGAAGCAGCAATTCATGTGTCGAATGTTTTACTTTGGGATAAAAAAGCTAACCAAGGTGTTAGAGCAGGACATAAAGTATTAGAAAACGGTGAAAAAGTAAGAGTAAGTAAAAAGACTGGAGAAGTTTTAGACTAA
- the map gene encoding type I methionyl aminopeptidase, producing MIYLKSRQEIEIMREAGRIVAETHELLKEAIKPGITTKELDEIAEAHIISRGATPAFKGYGGFPASICASVNHEVVHGIPGLKRLEDGDIISIDIGAFYQGYCGDAAKTHGVGNLSEKPQKLIDVTRHSFYEGIQFAKEGYRLSDISHAIQSYVESYGFSVVRNYVGHGIGSKMHEEPQIPNYGPPGKGPRLQAGMVLAIEPMINIGTYEVKVLSDDWTVVTLDGEYSAHYEHTIAITDGEPEILTII from the coding sequence ATGATCTATCTTAAGTCTCGACAAGAAATAGAAATCATGCGTGAAGCTGGCAGAATTGTTGCTGAAACCCATGAACTGCTAAAAGAAGCAATTAAGCCAGGCATAACAACAAAAGAGCTTGATGAAATTGCTGAGGCTCATATTATAAGCAGAGGGGCAACACCTGCCTTTAAGGGTTATGGTGGTTTTCCGGCTAGTATATGTGCATCAGTTAATCACGAAGTAGTGCATGGAATCCCTGGATTAAAACGACTTGAAGATGGTGATATTATTAGTATAGATATCGGAGCATTCTATCAAGGTTATTGCGGCGATGCTGCTAAAACCCACGGAGTAGGAAATCTTAGTGAAAAACCCCAGAAACTGATAGACGTAACCCGTCATAGTTTTTATGAGGGAATTCAATTTGCTAAAGAGGGCTATCGGCTCTCAGATATATCTCATGCCATACAAAGCTATGTGGAGTCCTACGGATTTTCTGTAGTACGAAACTATGTGGGACACGGCATCGGCAGTAAGATGCACGAAGAACCGCAAATCCCAAACTATGGACCACCAGGTAAGGGACCAAGGTTACAAGCCGGAATGGTATTGGCGATAGAACCAATGATTAACATTGGGACCTACGAAGTTAAGGTGCTTTCAGACGATTGGACAGTTGTAACATTAGATGGAGAATACTCAGCCCATTATGAGCATACCATAGCCATTACGGACGGAGAACCTGAGATTCTCACTATAATATAA
- the rplP gene encoding 50S ribosomal protein L16, with protein sequence MLMPKRVKRRRVHRGRMTGQATKGNKVTYGEYGLMALEPAWITSNQIEAARIAMTRSIKRGGKVWIKIFPHKPVTKKPAETRMGAGKGSPEFWVAVVKPGRIMFELAGVPEDKAREALRLAMHKLPIKTKFVTRQEQEVKGGEADEN encoded by the coding sequence ATGTTAATGCCAAAGAGAGTAAAGCGTCGTCGCGTGCACAGAGGTAGAATGACTGGTCAAGCGACTAAGGGAAATAAAGTAACATATGGTGAATATGGGTTAATGGCTCTTGAACCAGCATGGATCACTTCCAATCAAATAGAAGCGGCACGTATTGCTATGACAAGATCTATTAAAAGAGGGGGTAAAGTTTGGATCAAAATTTTCCCTCATAAGCCTGTAACAAAGAAACCAGCTGAAACACGAATGGGTGCCGGAAAAGGTTCACCAGAATTCTGGGTAGCAGTTGTAAAGCCAGGTAGAATCATGTTTGAACTAGCAGGAGTACCTGAAGATAAGGCAAGAGAAGCCTTAAGACTTGCAATGCATAAGCTACCAATTAAAACAAAGTTTGTAACACGACAAGAACAAGAAGTAAAGGGTGGTGAAGCTGATGAAAACTAA
- the rpsQ gene encoding 30S ribosomal protein S17, whose protein sequence is MERGSRKTRVGRVVSDKMDKTVVVLVEDFVRHPLYGKAMKRTNKFKTHDELNECGIGDKVKIMETKPLSKDKRWRLVQIVQKAK, encoded by the coding sequence ATGGAAAGAGGATCTAGAAAAACCAGAGTCGGTCGAGTAGTAAGCGATAAAATGGATAAAACCGTCGTTGTCTTAGTAGAAGACTTTGTTCGTCATCCCCTTTATGGAAAAGCTATGAAAAGAACAAATAAGTTTAAGACTCATGATGAACTAAACGAATGTGGAATTGGTGACAAAGTAAAAATTATGGAAACAAAGCCATTATCTAAAGACAAGCGTTGGAGATTAGTTCAAATTGTCCAAAAAGCTAAATAG
- the rplE gene encoding 50S ribosomal protein L5, with amino-acid sequence MARIKDKYRNEVAPAMMEKFGYKSVMQIPRLEKIIINMGLGQAKENQKELEIAVKELGIIAGQKPITTKAKKSVANFKVREGMAVGAKTTLRGEKMYEFADRLINIALPRVRDFRGVNPNSFDGRGNYALGVKEQLIFPEIEYDKVDKVRGMDIILVTTANSDEESRELLRLLGMPFTK; translated from the coding sequence ATGGCTAGAATTAAAGATAAATATAGAAATGAAGTTGCACCAGCGATGATGGAGAAATTTGGATATAAAAGTGTTATGCAAATACCCCGATTAGAAAAGATCATTATTAATATGGGTCTAGGCCAAGCTAAAGAGAATCAAAAAGAACTGGAAATTGCAGTCAAAGAGCTTGGTATCATTGCAGGACAAAAGCCTATCACCACTAAAGCAAAGAAGTCAGTGGCGAACTTCAAAGTAAGAGAAGGAATGGCAGTAGGAGCAAAAACAACTTTACGAGGCGAAAAAATGTACGAATTTGCTGATCGTCTAATTAATATTGCGTTACCAAGGGTTCGTGACTTCAGAGGAGTCAATCCTAATTCTTTTGATGGAAGAGGAAATTATGCCCTGGGGGTTAAAGAACAATTAATTTTCCCTGAAATCGAGTACGATAAAGTTGATAAAGTTCGAGGAATGGATATTATCCTCGTTACAACTGCAAATTCTGATGAAGAGTCAAGAGAACTGTTAAGACTATTAGGAATGCCTTTTACAAAGTAG
- a CDS encoding adenylate kinase translates to MRLLLLGPPSAGKGTQASGIVNKYHIPHISTGDMLRSNIKQGTALGNKAKEYMDQGLLVPDELVVAIVEDRLQQDDCQEGFLLDGFPRTVVQAKALDDVLDKMGVTLDKVVSIEVPKGTLVERAVGRRMCKECGATYHILFNPPTKADQCDKCGGQLYQRDDDTEKTVTKRISVYLDETEPLIEYYLKQGQLVTIEGQQEIGKVFIDIVEALGRD, encoded by the coding sequence ATGAGATTGCTTTTACTTGGACCACCGAGTGCCGGCAAAGGTACTCAAGCTTCGGGGATTGTAAACAAGTATCATATTCCACATATTTCAACCGGTGATATGCTAAGATCTAATATTAAGCAGGGTACAGCCTTAGGGAATAAGGCAAAGGAATATATGGACCAAGGATTGCTTGTCCCAGATGAACTTGTTGTTGCAATTGTTGAAGATCGATTGCAGCAAGATGACTGCCAAGAAGGTTTTCTGTTAGATGGTTTTCCAAGAACTGTCGTTCAAGCAAAAGCATTAGATGATGTACTGGACAAAATGGGAGTCACCCTAGACAAAGTTGTGAGCATCGAAGTCCCTAAGGGAACCTTAGTGGAACGAGCTGTTGGACGAAGAATGTGTAAAGAGTGTGGCGCTACCTACCATATATTATTTAACCCGCCAACTAAAGCGGATCAATGTGATAAATGCGGTGGACAGCTGTATCAGAGAGATGATGACACTGAGAAAACTGTTACTAAACGAATTTCAGTTTATTTGGATGAAACAGAGCCTTTAATTGAATATTATTTAAAGCAAGGTCAGCTAGTGACAATTGAAGGGCAACAAGAAATTGGAAAAGTCTTTATAGACATCGTTGAAGCTTTAGGGAGAGATTAA
- the secY gene encoding preprotein translocase subunit SecY — protein MITTLRNAWKIPDLRGKILYTMMMLVIFRLGSVIPVPGIDIEVVRNIVGNAQLFSLLDLFSGGAFGNMTIFALSITPYITASIIMQLLTIAIPALEELSKEGEEGRKKIAQYQRYGTVVLALIQATGISIGLFRQALIQTDAFSIIVVILTLTAGTAFLMWLGEQITEKGIGNGISLLIFAGIVSRVPDSVYRTYVLAQQGEISIISIIAFLAIAVLVIAAVVLITEGVRKIPVQYAKRVVGRKMYGGQSSHIPLKVNQAGVIPVIFAMSLLSFPQIVGSFFPGSGFEGFVNRFLTPSTGMGTFIYVMMQAVLIIFFTYFYTAVTFNPAEVATNMKKNGGFIPGIRPGKPTSDYLNRVLTRITLAGACFLATIAVLPIALSQLIGMQTAFGGTALLIVVGVALETMKQVEAQMLMRHYQGFLK, from the coding sequence GTGATAACAACCCTAAGAAATGCTTGGAAAATTCCAGATTTAAGAGGGAAGATTCTTTACACCATGATGATGCTAGTCATTTTCCGTCTTGGCTCAGTGATTCCTGTACCAGGAATTGATATTGAGGTAGTAAGAAATATTGTTGGTAATGCACAGTTATTTTCTTTGTTAGATTTATTTTCCGGTGGTGCTTTTGGTAACATGACTATCTTTGCATTGAGTATCACACCTTATATTACTGCTTCAATTATTATGCAGCTTCTTACGATTGCAATCCCAGCTTTAGAGGAATTGTCAAAAGAAGGAGAAGAAGGACGGAAGAAGATCGCTCAATACCAAAGATACGGTACGGTGGTGTTAGCACTAATCCAAGCAACTGGAATTAGTATTGGCCTTTTCAGACAAGCACTGATTCAAACAGATGCTTTTAGTATAATTGTTGTTATTTTAACCTTGACTGCAGGAACCGCGTTCCTAATGTGGTTAGGGGAGCAAATCACAGAAAAAGGAATTGGTAATGGAATTTCATTGCTCATCTTTGCAGGAATCGTTTCTCGTGTTCCTGACAGTGTGTATAGAACCTACGTTTTAGCACAGCAGGGTGAGATTTCAATCATTTCTATTATTGCATTTCTTGCGATTGCAGTACTTGTTATCGCAGCTGTTGTATTGATTACTGAAGGCGTTAGAAAAATACCAGTACAATATGCAAAGCGCGTTGTTGGAAGAAAAATGTATGGTGGACAAAGTTCACATATTCCATTGAAAGTGAACCAAGCAGGGGTAATTCCGGTTATCTTTGCAATGTCACTATTATCCTTCCCACAAATCGTTGGTTCCTTTTTTCCTGGAAGTGGATTTGAAGGATTTGTAAATCGTTTCCTAACACCATCTACAGGAATGGGTACATTTATTTATGTCATGATGCAAGCAGTATTAATTATTTTCTTCACGTATTTCTATACAGCGGTTACATTTAATCCTGCTGAAGTAGCAACGAATATGAAGAAAAATGGAGGTTTTATTCCTGGGATCAGACCTGGAAAGCCAACATCTGATTATCTAAACCGTGTGTTAACAAGAATCACATTAGCCGGTGCTTGCTTCCTAGCGACAATTGCAGTCTTACCAATCGCATTGAGTCAATTAATTGGCATGCAAACAGCATTTGGTGGTACCGCACTATTGATTGTTGTTGGGGTTGCATTAGAAACAATGAAGCAAGTTGAAGCACAAATGTTAATGAGACATTATCAAGGATTTTTAAAATAA
- the rpmD gene encoding 50S ribosomal protein L30, translating to MAETIKIKLVKSKIGTLPKQRQNLEALGLKKIGQVVEQKDNPQIRGMIDKVSHLVQVIE from the coding sequence ATGGCAGAGACAATTAAAATCAAATTAGTTAAAAGTAAAATAGGAACACTTCCGAAGCAGAGACAAAATCTCGAAGCTTTAGGATTGAAAAAGATTGGGCAAGTTGTTGAACAAAAAGATAATCCTCAGATAAGAGGAATGATCGATAAAGTAAGTCACTTAGTACAAGTGATTGAATAA
- the rplB gene encoding 50S ribosomal protein L2: protein MGIKKFRPTSPGVRQMTVSTFEEITKVDPEKSLLTPLSKSGGRNAHGKITVRHRGGGLKRHYRIIDFKRNKDDIPAKVASVEYDPNRTANIALLHYVDGEKRYIIAPKGLKVGEMIFSGPESDIKVGNALPLINIPVGTIIHNIEMKPGKGGQIARSAGNSAQLMAKEGRYALVRLPSGEVRQILIECRATIGQVGNLDHENVTIGKAGRKRKMGIRPTVRGSAMNPNDHPHGGGEGRSPIGRPSPVTPWGKPALGYKTRKKNKHSDKFIVTGRKR, encoded by the coding sequence ATGGGAATCAAGAAGTTTAGACCTACCTCACCAGGGGTACGACAAATGACTGTTTCTACGTTTGAAGAAATTACAAAAGTAGATCCAGAAAAGTCATTGTTAACACCGCTTTCAAAGTCTGGTGGTAGAAATGCCCACGGTAAAATTACAGTTCGTCATCGCGGTGGCGGCTTAAAAAGACATTATAGAATTATAGATTTCAAAAGAAATAAAGATGATATACCAGCTAAGGTAGCATCAGTTGAGTATGATCCAAATAGAACTGCAAACATTGCATTATTACACTATGTAGATGGAGAAAAAAGATATATCATTGCTCCTAAAGGCTTGAAGGTTGGAGAGATGATCTTTTCTGGACCTGAGTCAGATATTAAAGTAGGTAACGCATTACCACTTATTAACATTCCAGTCGGTACGATTATACACAATATTGAAATGAAACCTGGAAAAGGTGGTCAAATTGCAAGATCTGCAGGAAATTCCGCACAGCTAATGGCTAAAGAAGGAAGATATGCACTGGTAAGATTACCGTCAGGTGAAGTAAGACAAATCTTAATTGAGTGTAGAGCAACAATTGGTCAAGTCGGAAACCTAGACCATGAGAATGTAACAATCGGAAAAGCAGGTAGAAAAAGAAAAATGGGAATTAGACCTACAGTAAGAGGTTCTGCTATGAATCCTAACGATCATCCACACGGTGGTGGTGAAGGTAGATCTCCAATTGGACGACCATCTCCAGTAACACCATGGGGCAAGCCTGCACTTGGATATAAAACACGTAAGAAAAACAAGCATTCTGATAAGTTTATTGTTACAGGAAGAAAAAGATAA
- the rplV gene encoding 50S ribosomal protein L22 — translation MEARAIAKFVRIAPRKVKIVVDLVRGKQVDEALAILKHTPKGASPVVIKLIQSAVANAENNHEMDREQLFVSEVYANQGPTMKRFRPRAMGRATTIRKRTSHIGIVVKEK, via the coding sequence GTGGAAGCAAGAGCAATTGCAAAGTTTGTGAGAATCGCACCTAGAAAAGTTAAAATCGTTGTAGACCTTGTAAGAGGAAAGCAAGTAGATGAGGCTTTAGCGATTTTAAAGCATACGCCAAAGGGAGCATCACCAGTTGTGATTAAACTAATCCAGTCAGCAGTAGCAAACGCTGAAAATAATCATGAAATGGATAGAGAGCAATTATTCGTTTCTGAGGTTTATGCAAACCAAGGACCAACAATGAAAAGATTTAGACCAAGAGCCATGGGTCGTGCAACAACTATAAGAAAAAGAACAAGTCATATCGGAATTGTCGTAAAAGAAAAATAG
- the rpsC gene encoding 30S ribosomal protein S3: MGQKVNPHGLRVGVIKDWDAKWYANKRDFSDYLIEDHSIRKFVKKKLFLSGINKIETERAANNRVKINVHTAKPGMVIGKGGIGVEELRKELEKMTKKTVIVNVVEVKRPEVESQLVAENIAFSLERRVSFRRAMKQAMQRAMRAGAKGIKVSTAGRLGGADMARTEGYSEGNVPLHTLRADIDYGFAEADTTYGKLGIKVWIYKGEILPTKGKNEETNNETADNSRGRRREAK, translated from the coding sequence ATGGGTCAAAAAGTAAATCCTCACGGTCTGAGGGTCGGAGTCATTAAGGACTGGGATGCTAAATGGTATGCCAACAAAAGAGACTTCTCAGATTATTTGATTGAAGACCATAGCATCCGAAAATTTGTAAAGAAAAAGCTGTTTTTGTCAGGAATCAATAAAATTGAAACTGAAAGAGCAGCTAATAATAGAGTTAAAATTAATGTCCACACAGCCAAGCCAGGAATGGTAATTGGAAAAGGTGGAATCGGCGTAGAAGAGTTACGTAAAGAGTTAGAAAAAATGACTAAGAAAACTGTCATTGTCAATGTAGTAGAGGTGAAACGACCAGAGGTTGAGTCACAACTAGTAGCTGAGAATATTGCTTTTTCATTAGAGAGAAGAGTTTCTTTTAGAAGAGCGATGAAGCAAGCGATGCAAAGAGCAATGAGAGCAGGAGCAAAAGGAATCAAGGTTTCAACTGCTGGAAGACTTGGTGGAGCAGATATGGCCCGTACCGAAGGATACAGTGAAGGAAATGTACCACTGCATACATTGCGTGCGGACATTGATTACGGATTTGCTGAAGCAGATACAACCTACGGTAAATTAGGAATCAAAGTATGGATCTACAAAGGTGAAATACTACCGACTAAAGGTAAAAATGAAGAAACAAACAATGAAACGGCTGATAACAGTAGAGGTAGAAGAAGAGAAGCTAAGTAA
- the rpmC gene encoding 50S ribosomal protein L29, translating into MKTNELRDMTDVELNQKLSDLKSELFNLRFQLATGQLENPLRIRNVRKDIARLKTILRENELKQVRA; encoded by the coding sequence ATGAAAACTAATGAATTAAGAGATATGACAGATGTAGAATTAAACCAAAAATTATCGGATCTTAAAAGTGAATTGTTTAACTTACGTTTTCAATTAGCAACAGGCCAGCTTGAAAACCCTCTAAGAATCAGAAATGTTCGTAAGGACATTGCTCGTTTAAAAACAATTCTAAGAGAAAATGAACTCAAGCAAGTGAGAGCGTAA
- a CDS encoding KOW domain-containing RNA-binding protein, producing MELSDIGIGQVVRSLSGRDQGKPFIVIGHLDEDHVLVVDGDLRRLDRPKKKKKKHVAKFNIISEEVKERVENNKKINNAFIRRELERLGVKIKS from the coding sequence GTGGAACTTAGTGATATAGGCATTGGTCAGGTGGTTAGATCTTTAAGTGGTCGAGATCAAGGGAAACCTTTTATTGTAATTGGTCATCTTGATGAAGATCATGTGCTTGTGGTTGATGGAGACTTGAGAAGACTTGATCGGCCGAAGAAGAAAAAGAAAAAACACGTGGCTAAGTTTAACATTATATCTGAAGAAGTAAAAGAACGAGTTGAAAACAATAAAAAGATAAATAATGCCTTTATAAGAAGAGAGCTTGAAAGACTAGGAGTAAAAATAAAGTCCTAG
- the rplR gene encoding 50S ribosomal protein L18 codes for MLKKVSKNTNRQGRHQRVRNKITGTSQRPRLNVYRSLNHIYAQVIDDVAGITLVAASTLDEAIKSQVEASGNQDAAKLVGELVGKRALEKGVSTVTFDRGGYIYHGRVKALADGAREAGLKF; via the coding sequence GTGTTAAAGAAAGTGAGTAAAAACACAAATAGACAAGGTCGTCATCAAAGAGTCCGTAATAAAATTACTGGAACCTCTCAGCGTCCGAGATTGAACGTATATAGAAGTTTAAATCATATCTATGCTCAAGTCATCGATGACGTTGCTGGAATCACTTTAGTGGCTGCTTCAACATTAGATGAAGCAATCAAGTCACAAGTTGAAGCAAGTGGCAATCAAGATGCTGCAAAGCTAGTTGGTGAATTAGTTGGTAAGAGAGCATTAGAAAAAGGAGTTAGTACTGTAACTTTTGATCGTGGAGGATACATTTATCACGGTAGAGTGAAGGCTTTAGCAGATGGTGCTAGAGAAGCTGGCTTGAAGTTCTAA
- the rplO gene encoding 50S ribosomal protein L15 — translation MKLHELKPAKGAVKEVKRKGRGRATGNGKTAGRGHNGQNSRSGGGVRIGFEGGQMPLARRLPKRGFTNIFAKVYNEVNVDVLNKFEDGTTITPEFLKEMGVIKQIEKNGVKILGNGNLEKNLTIKAQKFTKSAAEKIEAAGGKAEVI, via the coding sequence ATGAAATTACATGAGCTTAAACCTGCTAAGGGTGCAGTAAAAGAAGTAAAAAGAAAAGGTAGAGGTCGTGCAACTGGTAATGGCAAAACTGCTGGTAGAGGTCATAACGGACAAAATTCCAGAAGTGGCGGTGGCGTACGAATCGGTTTCGAAGGTGGACAAATGCCTCTAGCTAGAAGACTACCTAAGCGAGGTTTCACAAATATATTTGCAAAAGTGTACAATGAAGTCAATGTTGATGTATTAAATAAGTTCGAAGACGGAACAACAATTACCCCAGAATTCCTTAAGGAAATGGGCGTAATCAAGCAAATAGAAAAGAATGGCGTAAAGATCCTTGGCAATGGCAACTTAGAGAAGAACTTAACAATTAAGGCCCAAAAGTTCACTAAGTCAGCTGCTGAAAAAATTGAAGCTGCTGGAGGAAAGGCAGAGGTGATTTAA